One genomic window of Borreliella burgdorferi B31 includes the following:
- a CDS encoding chemotaxis protein CheW, with the protein MSTDSDVQDSLSQYLLFSLDELYAIEIKYVVEVLEYTKISKIPRTPNYMAGIINNRGKIVPIIDIRKQFGMSDRAVDEDDKKRNKGVNISNIIILNLVYEGDEFNLGILVDYVNEVLELDPFSIDDAPKIGSGFNSKFISGIGKSNDKFIIILNVENLFDVRELSKFRNTTIYDPEYQQQ; encoded by the coding sequence ATGAGCACAGATTCAGATGTGCAAGATTCTTTAAGTCAGTATCTTTTATTTAGTTTGGACGAACTTTATGCTATTGAGATTAAATATGTTGTTGAGGTTTTAGAATATACTAAGATATCAAAAATCCCAAGGACTCCCAATTACATGGCAGGAATAATAAATAATAGGGGCAAAATCGTTCCAATAATTGATATTCGAAAACAATTTGGAATGAGCGATCGTGCTGTTGATGAGGATGATAAAAAGAGGAATAAGGGAGTTAACATTTCAAATATTATTATATTGAATTTGGTTTACGAGGGGGATGAATTTAATCTTGGAATTTTAGTAGATTATGTCAATGAAGTTCTTGAATTAGATCCATTTAGTATTGATGATGCTCCTAAGATTGGATCAGGGTTTAATTCAAAATTTATTTCAGGAATTGGCAAGAGTAATGATAAGTTTATTATTATTTTAAATGTAGAAAATTTGTTTGACGTTAGAGAGCTTTCTAAATTTAGAAATACAACAATATATGATCCTGAATATCAGCAGCAATAG
- a CDS encoding STAS domain-containing protein, whose product MIYRPEGELVINSIFKVKEDLLHIFKKMKEGDTLIIDLSNVEKIDITFIQILYASNKYAKNRNLFVKIEYPSDEVLSSLIYGGFLVDIEDVDSFDLGLNLVGF is encoded by the coding sequence ATGATTTATAGGCCTGAAGGAGAGCTTGTAATAAATAGTATTTTTAAGGTAAAAGAAGATTTGTTGCATATTTTTAAGAAAATGAAAGAAGGGGATACTCTTATTATTGACCTTTCAAATGTTGAAAAAATAGATATTACTTTTATACAAATTTTGTATGCATCTAATAAATATGCTAAGAATAGAAATTTGTTTGTAAAAATTGAGTATCCATCCGATGAGGTTTTAAGTTCATTAATATATGGCGGGTTTTTAGTAGATATTGAAGATGTTGATAGCTTTGATTTAGGACTTAATTTAGTTGGATTTTAG